Proteins encoded by one window of Macaca mulatta isolate MMU2019108-1 chromosome 10, T2T-MMU8v2.0, whole genome shotgun sequence:
- the LOC114670549 gene encoding uncharacterized protein LOC114670549 isoform X1, with translation MVWALLLLTLLTQGTGSWAQAAPTQPPSVSGSPGQSVTISCTGTSSDIGYYNAVSWYQQHPGKAPKLMIYEVSKRPSGVSDRFSGSKSGNTASLTISGLQAEDEADYYCSSYAGSVVSSELAQESAVSVALLQMARRITCQGDGIGNYYTNWCQQKPGRALVGVTCGNNCPSGIPDKFSGSKSEKKAILTITGTQVEDEANYYFLSRQQWYSSHSDITHPTVTQADEEIRQIHLHCVTLFLQPQQDCGHSHEQG, from the exons ATGGTCTGGGCTCtgctcctcctcaccctcctcactCAGGGCACAG GATCCTGGGCTCAGGCTGCCCCGACTCAGCCTCCCTCTGTGTCCGGGTCTCCTGGACAGTCGGTCACCATCTCCTGCACTGGAACCAGCAGTGATATTGGGTATTATAATGCTGTGTCTTGGTACCAACAGCATCCAGGCAAAGCCCCCAAACTCATGATTTATGAGGTCAGTAAGCGGCCCTCAGGGGTCTCTGATCGCTTCTCTGGCTCCAAGTCTGGCAACACGGCCTCCCTGACCATCTCTGGGCTCCAGGCTGAGGATGAGGCTGATTATTACTGCAGCTCATATGCAG GCTCCGTGGTTTCCTCTGAGCTGGCTCAGGAGTCTGCGGTGTCTGTGGCCTTGTTACAGATGGCCAGGAGGATCACCTGCCAGGGAGATGGCATAGGAAACTACTACACAAACTGGTGCCAGCAGAAGCCAGGCCGAGCCCTAGTAGGGGTCACCTGTGGTAACAACTGTCCCTCAGGGATCCCAGACAAATTCTCTGGCTCCAAATCAGAGAAGAAGGCCATCCTGACCATCACTGGGACTCAGGTTGAAGATGAAGCCAACTATTACTTTCTATCACGACAGCAGTGGTACTCATCCCACAGTGACATCACTCATCCCACAGTGACACAGGCAGATGAGGAGATTAGACAAATACACCTTCACTGTGTCACCCTCTTCCTCCAGCCCCAGCAGGACTGTGGACACAGCCATGAGCAGGGCTAA